The genomic window CATCGTTCAGCGCCATTTTCGTCTCGCTTCAATACATGTTGCCCTCTATAAACTGGAGCAAATTCTCGTTGTACTTCCGGATAACTTATAGTGGCTTTTTTCTTAAAAAAATGACTGAATGTAATTCTTAAGCCACCTAAAATTGCAGGTATATAAAGCTTTTCCCAAAAGGTCATTTGCTTTTTTACAACAACTTTTGATCTATTTGTAAGAGTTAACATAACTACAGTTTGCCGTTAATTAATTAAAAAAGTACATTCCAAATCCTGTAAAAATAATATTTGCAATGGCTAATGGGATTAAAATTTTCCATCCTAAGTGCATCAATTGGTCGTATCTAAATCTCGGGATTGTCCATCTAATCCACATGTAAAAGAAAATAAAGAAAAATATTTTTAAGAATAAGAACATTGTGCCAAGCATAGCAAGCGTATTGGGATTAGTTACAAAACGCCCTATTAATGGCATGTTGTATCCGCCAAAATAGAATGTAGCAATTATTGCGGAGGATATAAACATGTTTATGTATTCGGCAAATAGATAAAATCCAAGCTTCATACTGCTGTATTCAGTGTGATATCCGCCAACCAATTCACTTTCACATTCTGCTAAGTCGAACGGAGCTCTATTTGTTTCAGCAAAAGCGCAGATTAGAAAAATTAGAAAACCAAGAGGTTGGTAAATTACATTCCAGTGCCAACCCGTTTGTTGTGCCGCAATTTCACGAACGCTTAAAGTGCCTGTCATCATTACTAATGCAATAATGGATAAGCCCATAGCAAGTTCATAACTTATCATTTGAGATGATGCACGCAATGCACCAAGCAAGGAATATTTGTTGTTAGAAGCCCATCCTCCAATCATAATTCCATATACTCCAATAGAAACTACTCCGAATAAATAAAGTATGCCAATATTAATATCGGTTACTTGTAGTGGATAATCTGTGCCATTTATAGTAAGCGAAGTTCCCCAAGGAATTACAGCTCCTGTCATTAGTGCAGTTAACATAGCTATACTTGGACCAAGCAAAAACAAAAACTTATTCGAAACATTTGGTATAATTTCTTCTTTCATAAACATCTTAACACCATCGGCTAACGGTTGTAAAATTCCAAAAGGACCGGCTCTATTGGGACCTATACGATCTTGCAAAAAAGCTGCTACTTTACGTTCTGCATAGGTAGAATACATGGCAACAAATAAAGATGCTCCAAACACGCAGGTAGCAAGAATAAGTTTGTATATAATGAAAGACATTTCCATAAAACAATATCTATTTTTTCTCTTGTAATTTTTTTTGCTGCTTAGCTACATCTAATTTTAGTTGAGCTAAGTTCTCGTAATGATTTTGTGAAATTACCGAATGACGGTCTATATGACTTGGTTTTTCAATAGTCCAGTCTTTCGTGTTTTTAGTGTGGAAACGGCAATCATTGCATATAAATTCTTCCACTTCGCCATACACATCTTTGCGTGCTGTTACTCTTAGCACTTCTTCCCCTTTATACCACAAACGCACTTTTCCCGAACACTTTTTACATTCTCTGTGTGCATCAACAGGTTTGGTAAACCATACACGACTTTTAAAGCGGAATGTTTTATCTGTTAATGCGCCTACAGGGCACACATCCACCATGTTTCCGGAGAATTCATTTTCTATTGCATTTTCAATGTAGGTGCTAATTTCAGCTACATCGCCTCTGTTCATTACACCATGTACTCTGCCATCGCACAATTGCTCTGCCACTTTTACACAGCGGTAGCAAAGAATGCAACGGGTCATGTGTAATTTAATGTATTTGCCAATATCAATTTGTTGGAATGTTCTTCTCTTAAATTCGTAGCGAGTGCGCATTTTACCATGCTCGTACCCCAAGTCTTGCAGGTGGCATTCTCCGGCTTGGTCGCAAATAGGGCAATCTAACGGATGGTTTATTAATAAAAATTCAACAACACCGGCTCTTGCTTCCAACAAATCTGGAGAAGTAATGTTTTCTACTACCATTCCGTCCATCACAGTTGTTCTGCAAGATGCAACAGGTTTGGGCATAGGACGAGGATCTTTTGTAGAGCCTTGCGTAACTTTTACAATGCACGTTCTGCAATATCCTCCGGATGTTTTTAGTTTTGAGTAATAACACATGGCAGGAGGCACAATTTCTCCGCCAATCATTCGTGCTGCTTGAAGTATAGTTGTTCCATCCGGAACATCTATCTCGTGATTATCAATAGTTACTTTTGCCATAAAATAGGCTAACAGGTTTTAAGTAGTTAACAATCCGAAGATTATTTGGTTTGCTGTAAAAACAACTAGTAACAAATATATAAGTTTTTTTGAGTTGGAGGCTTTAATAAACAACTAATTATCAACCTATTTATTTTATCAAGATGAATGGCTATTTGCATCTGTATTAAGCCTTTAATTGAGTCGATTAAATATTGGTTGGGTATTATTTCATTACATTGCTTTTAGCTAGATTTGAAGACTAAAAATGTTGTATTATGATTAAGAAAATCCTTTTACTTGGCTCTGGCGAATTAGGCAAGGAGTTTGTAATAGCAGCCAAGCGCCTTGGTCAGTATGTGGTGGCGGTCGATTCGTACGATTATGCTCCTGCTATGCAAGTTGCAGATGAGTGCGAAATTATAAATATGTTAGATGGTAATACATTAGATGCAATTGTGGCTAAGCACAATCCCGATATTATTGTTCCTGAGATTGAAGCCATACGAACAGAGCGTTTTTATGAGTATGAAAATCAAGGCATACAAGTTGTGCCAAGCGCTAAGGCTGCTAATTTTACCATGAATAGAAAAGCTATTCGCGATTTGGCTGCAAAGGAATTAGGGGTAAGAACAGCAAAATACCAATATGCATCAACTTTAAGTGAATTGGAAAGTGCAGTAGCTGCGCTTGGATTACCTTGTGTTGTAAAACCATTAATGTCATCGTCAGGGAAAGGCCAATCTGTTATAAAAACAAAGGACGATATTTCAAAAGCATGGGAATATGCCTTAAGTGGGAGCAGGGGAGATTATATGGAAGTTATTGCAGAAGAGTTTATAAAATTTGAGTCGGAAATAACTTTATTAACTGTTACACAAAAAAACGGACCTACTTTGTTTTGCGCACCTATAGGTCATAGGCAAGAAAGGGGCGATTATCAAGAGAGTTGGCAGCCTGCTGCTATTAACAGCAAGCAACTGGAAGAGGCACAACAAATGGCAGCTAAGGTTACCCAAGCTCTTGGAGGTGCAGGTATTTGGGGTGTAGAATTTTTTTTAACAAACACGGGTGTTTATTTTTCTGAATTATCGCCAAGGCCTCATGATACAGGAATGGTAACGCTTGCAGGTTCTCAAAATTTAACAGAGTTTGAGTTGCACGCTCGTGCGGTTTTAGGATTGCCAATCCCGTTTATTGAATTGCTAAAGAATGCAGCAAGTGCTGTGGTGCTTGCAACGAAAGAGGGCGCTCATCCAACTTATACAGGCGTAGTAGATGTTTTGAAAGAGTCCAATACCGATGTGCGAATTTTTGGCAAGCCAACAACCAGACCCTACAGAAGAATGGCAGTAGTGCTTGTAAGTGATATACTTACCTCCTCTATAAATTCAGTAACTTCCAAGGCAATTGAATTGGCAAAGAAAATAAAAGTGCATGTTAATTAAATAGTGATAGAATAGCTAAAATGCCTACACCTATTGATATAGAGCAGTATGTTGAACTTGCTAAAAAACATCAGGTGTTTGATGTTAGAACCCCTGCTGAATATTTAAAAGGACATTTGCCCGGGTCCATTAATCTGCCTCTTTTTGAAGATGAAGAGCGAGCGGTTGTTGGAAAGATTTACAAGCACGATGGTCGGCAGCCAGCTATTTTAAAAGGACTTGAGCTGGTTGGTCCCAAATTAAAACAGTTGATAAAAGCTGTTGTTAAGCAAACTTCAGACACAACTATTCTGCTTTATTGTTGGCGGGGAGGCATGCGCAGCGGTAGCGTTGCGTGGTTGTTGGAAATGTACGGCTATAAGGTATATACACTAAGAAAAGGGTACAAGGCATATCGAAATTATGTGCTGGCACAGTTCGATAAGAAATATTTTTTTACGGTATTGGGTGGTTACACAGGCACAGGGAAAACGGAGTTATTGCAGCATTTGCAGGGGCAGAATCAACTAATTATTGATTTGGAAAAATTAGCAAATCATAAAGGATCTTCTTTTGGTTCGCTTGGAGAGCAAGCCCCGCCTACGCAAGAGCATTTCGAAAATTTACTTGCAACGCATTTACTGGATGTGGGAACAGACAAACACTTTTGGGTAGAGGACGAAAGCCGAACCATTGGTCGAGTAGGAATACCTACCGGTTTTTGGCGTCAAATGAGGACTTCCCGAGTTACATTTGTTAGTTTATCTTTTGCTGTAAGAACTCGATATTTAGTTCAGCAATACGGAAAATACAGTAAAGAAGAATTGATTACAGCTACTAGCCGCATTGCTAAAAGGTTAGGAGGGCAGCACGTTAAGCGAGCTGTAGAAGCTATTGAAAAGGGAGATTTAACCACAGCGTGCGAAATCAATTTAACATACTACGATAAGGCTTATTTATATGGGCTTTCCGAGAGAGATAAGAAATTAATTATACAATTCGAATTTGTCGAACCAGATTTAAAGGCAATAGCACAACAGCTCATACAATGGAAAAAGTTAAATTAACCTCATACAGTAAGGCTTCCGGCTGCGGCTGTAAAATAGCTCCAGCTGTTTTAGGTAAAATTTTGGATTCGAATTTGAATTTATTTAAAGGCAAAAATTTATTGGTTGGTAATGAAACCTCTGATGATGCTGCTGTGTATGATTTAGGTAATGAAATTGCATTAATTTCCACTACAGACTTTTTTACTCCTATTGTTGACGATCCCTATTCTTTTGGCAGAATAGCAGCGGCAAATGCATTAAGCGATGTATATGCAATGGGCGGAACGCCAATTATGGCGCTCTCTATATTGGGTTGGCCTACAGACAAGTTGCCAATTGAAATTGCGCAGTTGGTAACAAAAGGAGCTGTTGATGCATGTACCGAAGCTGGTATTCAAATTGCCGGTGGGCATAGTATTGAGAGCCAAGAGCCTATTTTTGGGTTGAGCGTAAATGGATTGGTAAAAAAGAGTAATATAAAGACAAATGGAGGCGCTAAAACAGGAGATGTTATTTGTCTTACAAAGTCAATAGGAACAGGCATTTTGAGTGCAGCCGAAAAAAGAGATAAGTTAAGAGTAGAAGATTTAGGGAAAGCAGCACAGGTAATGATGAAATTAAACTCAATAGGAGCGAAATTGGGGGAGTTGGATTTTGTGCACGCACTAACTGATATTACAGGTTTTGGATTATTAGGGCATTTGGTAGAAGTGTGCAAAGCTTCTGGGGTGTCTGCTGAAATGAATTACGAAGCGGTTCCCAAAATTGATGGAATAGACTACTACATTCAACAATACATTGTGCCTGATAATACCTATAGAAATTGGAATGCATACGAAAAGGAAGTATCGGGAAATGTAGCTACTTCTTTTTTTACATTGTGCGACCCACAAACCAACGGAGGGTTATTAATCTCAGTGGATAAATCTAAATTGGGTAGTTTGAAAGACTTATTTGCGAAAGAAAAATTAGAATTATTCGTTATAGGAGAAATGCGACCGAAACTGCCAAACGGTTGTTTGGTAGATATTTGCTAAAGCCATACATTTGTAAAAAATAAAAAAATGAAAACGATTAAATTAAGTTTGCTTGTTTTGCTTACAACCACATTGTTTTTGGGCTCTTGTAAAAAATACGAAGATGGTCCTATGTTCTCGCTCAGAACAAAGAAAGCCAGAGTTGCGGGTACTTGGGAAATGGAAAAATATTTTGAAGCAG from Bacteroidota bacterium includes these protein-coding regions:
- the nuoH gene encoding NADH-quinone oxidoreductase subunit NuoH, with protein sequence MEMSFIIYKLILATCVFGASLFVAMYSTYAERKVAAFLQDRIGPNRAGPFGILQPLADGVKMFMKEEIIPNVSNKFLFLLGPSIAMLTALMTGAVIPWGTSLTINGTDYPLQVTDINIGILYLFGVVSIGVYGIMIGGWASNNKYSLLGALRASSQMISYELAMGLSIIALVMMTGTLSVREIAAQQTGWHWNVIYQPLGFLIFLICAFAETNRAPFDLAECESELVGGYHTEYSSMKLGFYLFAEYINMFISSAIIATFYFGGYNMPLIGRFVTNPNTLAMLGTMFLFLKIFFFIFFYMWIRWTIPRFRYDQLMHLGWKILIPLAIANIIFTGFGMYFFN
- a CDS encoding (2Fe-2S)-binding protein — protein: MAKVTIDNHEIDVPDGTTILQAARMIGGEIVPPAMCYYSKLKTSGGYCRTCIVKVTQGSTKDPRPMPKPVASCRTTVMDGMVVENITSPDLLEARAGVVEFLLINHPLDCPICDQAGECHLQDLGYEHGKMRTRYEFKRRTFQQIDIGKYIKLHMTRCILCYRCVKVAEQLCDGRVHGVMNRGDVAEISTYIENAIENEFSGNMVDVCPVGALTDKTFRFKSRVWFTKPVDAHRECKKCSGKVRLWYKGEEVLRVTARKDVYGEVEEFICNDCRFHTKNTKDWTIEKPSHIDRHSVISQNHYENLAQLKLDVAKQQKKLQEKK
- the purT gene encoding formate-dependent phosphoribosylglycinamide formyltransferase, with protein sequence MIKKILLLGSGELGKEFVIAAKRLGQYVVAVDSYDYAPAMQVADECEIINMLDGNTLDAIVAKHNPDIIVPEIEAIRTERFYEYENQGIQVVPSAKAANFTMNRKAIRDLAAKELGVRTAKYQYASTLSELESAVAALGLPCVVKPLMSSSGKGQSVIKTKDDISKAWEYALSGSRGDYMEVIAEEFIKFESEITLLTVTQKNGPTLFCAPIGHRQERGDYQESWQPAAINSKQLEEAQQMAAKVTQALGGAGIWGVEFFLTNTGVYFSELSPRPHDTGMVTLAGSQNLTEFELHARAVLGLPIPFIELLKNAASAVVLATKEGAHPTYTGVVDVLKESNTDVRIFGKPTTRPYRRMAVVLVSDILTSSINSVTSKAIELAKKIKVHVN
- the mnmH gene encoding tRNA 2-selenouridine(34) synthase MnmH — encoded protein: MPTPIDIEQYVELAKKHQVFDVRTPAEYLKGHLPGSINLPLFEDEERAVVGKIYKHDGRQPAILKGLELVGPKLKQLIKAVVKQTSDTTILLYCWRGGMRSGSVAWLLEMYGYKVYTLRKGYKAYRNYVLAQFDKKYFFTVLGGYTGTGKTELLQHLQGQNQLIIDLEKLANHKGSSFGSLGEQAPPTQEHFENLLATHLLDVGTDKHFWVEDESRTIGRVGIPTGFWRQMRTSRVTFVSLSFAVRTRYLVQQYGKYSKEELITATSRIAKRLGGQHVKRAVEAIEKGDLTTACEINLTYYDKAYLYGLSERDKKLIIQFEFVEPDLKAIAQQLIQWKKLN
- the selD gene encoding selenide, water dikinase SelD gives rise to the protein MEKVKLTSYSKASGCGCKIAPAVLGKILDSNLNLFKGKNLLVGNETSDDAAVYDLGNEIALISTTDFFTPIVDDPYSFGRIAAANALSDVYAMGGTPIMALSILGWPTDKLPIEIAQLVTKGAVDACTEAGIQIAGGHSIESQEPIFGLSVNGLVKKSNIKTNGGAKTGDVICLTKSIGTGILSAAEKRDKLRVEDLGKAAQVMMKLNSIGAKLGELDFVHALTDITGFGLLGHLVEVCKASGVSAEMNYEAVPKIDGIDYYIQQYIVPDNTYRNWNAYEKEVSGNVATSFFTLCDPQTNGGLLISVDKSKLGSLKDLFAKEKLELFVIGEMRPKLPNGCLVDIC